In the Chryseobacterium sp. MYb264 genome, one interval contains:
- a CDS encoding FUSC family protein, whose translation MNYSAELKKFVTSQYVYSAIRITLATVLPCLVLAHFGILKEYFLFPLGTSFVALTDQPGPFIRRRNSLTFAIFCFALVALIASLVMNIKILVFSEIVVFGLFFSLIGVYGQRLAAVGSLSLVVLAIFIDGHLTGENILKSLLIFASGCLWFLLIFLIVSTIQPYKLASQMIGENYLQLAEFLKIKANYYQKNPDFAKLTTQVITKQIEIKNLQEETRETVFKTRVIVNESTTTSRLLMLMLLNSMDLHEKLMTSESDYEKLQKSFIDSSILVHIHDYLNLLAEEITNIGISLQIGTRAKPIFNLDTELKSLNHVYFELRNKEISPDNFEDFMVLRQILVRINEITKEINEIYKVFSQNVKLAKSLSTGLDLRKFMPSEQKINAKVLKDNISLSSSHFRHALRITIALLIGYSFSLFDFLGIGHTYWILITVVAILKPAYAITKKRNLLRLYGTIAGASIAYGILHFIHINQILFSILLLSMIMCFSFLKGRYFWAVLFMTIYVFLSFNFLSPGHIDVIFRDRIVDTVIAGLITSLVSYLVLPVWEHTQNLDLMKKSAECNLIYFRCVISKFLDDSFDIEDYKVKRKNAIIALANLSDNFQRMISEPKNQQKKLEVVHQFVATSHLMTAYTASLSQYVKDDEKYSEIDAEGWREKIEAEMLQVSHLLDGTTISESLRKKSQIEPEDSSFDDLLLKRKSELADHESRNQRDPNKISRLTELKNIHDVLELIFDVAKEQRKVIEKYKSESHEKSEASETIPQQS comes from the coding sequence ATGAACTATTCTGCGGAACTGAAAAAATTTGTGACCAGCCAATATGTATATTCTGCCATCAGAATTACACTGGCCACTGTTCTGCCATGTCTGGTTCTCGCCCATTTTGGAATTCTGAAGGAATACTTTCTCTTTCCGCTGGGAACCAGCTTTGTTGCTTTAACAGACCAACCCGGCCCCTTCATCCGAAGAAGAAACTCATTAACATTTGCCATTTTCTGCTTTGCACTTGTGGCACTCATTGCAAGCCTGGTAATGAATATTAAAATCCTGGTTTTTTCAGAAATTGTGGTATTCGGGCTGTTTTTCTCTTTAATCGGGGTCTACGGGCAGAGACTTGCTGCGGTGGGATCCCTGTCCCTGGTCGTTCTTGCCATTTTTATCGACGGACATCTTACGGGAGAAAATATTCTTAAAAGCTTACTGATCTTTGCATCGGGATGTCTTTGGTTTTTACTCATCTTCTTAATTGTATCCACCATTCAGCCCTACAAGCTTGCCAGCCAGATGATTGGAGAAAATTATCTACAGCTTGCAGAGTTTTTGAAGATTAAAGCCAATTATTACCAGAAAAATCCGGATTTCGCTAAACTGACCACTCAGGTCATCACTAAACAAATAGAAATCAAAAACCTTCAGGAAGAAACCAGGGAAACGGTTTTTAAAACACGGGTTATCGTCAACGAATCTACCACAACGAGTCGACTGCTGATGTTGATGTTATTAAACTCTATGGATCTTCATGAAAAACTCATGACCTCTGAAAGTGATTACGAGAAACTTCAAAAAAGCTTTATCGACAGCAGCATACTTGTACACATCCATGATTACCTGAATCTGTTGGCTGAAGAAATCACCAATATAGGAATCTCACTTCAGATAGGAACTCGTGCAAAACCGATTTTCAATCTGGATACAGAACTTAAAAGCTTAAATCATGTTTATTTCGAGCTGAGAAACAAAGAGATTTCTCCGGATAATTTTGAAGATTTTATGGTTCTCCGTCAGATCCTTGTCCGTATTAATGAGATCACAAAAGAAATTAATGAGATTTATAAAGTATTTTCGCAAAACGTCAAGCTGGCAAAGAGCCTTTCTACAGGGCTGGATCTCAGAAAATTTATGCCGAGTGAGCAGAAGATCAATGCCAAGGTTTTAAAAGATAATATTTCACTGTCGTCTTCCCACTTCAGACATGCATTACGAATTACGATTGCCCTGCTCATCGGATATTCATTTTCGCTTTTTGATTTTCTGGGAATCGGGCATACCTACTGGATTCTGATCACGGTAGTGGCTATTCTTAAGCCAGCTTACGCGATTACCAAAAAAAGAAATCTTCTCCGTTTATACGGAACCATAGCCGGTGCTTCCATAGCTTACGGGATATTACACTTTATCCATATCAATCAGATCTTATTTTCTATTTTACTGCTGAGCATGATTATGTGTTTCAGTTTTCTGAAAGGAAGATATTTCTGGGCTGTTTTGTTTATGACCATCTATGTCTTTCTGAGTTTTAATTTCCTGAGCCCCGGACATATTGACGTTATTTTCAGAGACCGAATTGTAGATACAGTGATCGCGGGGCTCATTACCTCTCTGGTATCGTATCTCGTACTTCCGGTTTGGGAACACACCCAAAATTTAGATCTGATGAAAAAATCTGCAGAATGCAACCTGATTTATTTCCGTTGTGTTATCTCTAAATTTTTGGACGACAGCTTTGATATTGAAGATTATAAAGTAAAAAGAAAAAATGCCATCATTGCTTTAGCTAATCTTTCTGATAATTTTCAGAGAATGATTTCTGAACCCAAAAATCAGCAGAAAAAATTAGAGGTTGTTCACCAGTTTGTCGCAACCTCCCATCTGATGACCGCCTACACGGCTTCCCTTTCTCAATATGTAAAAGATGATGAAAAATACTCCGAGATAGATGCGGAAGGATGGAGAGAGAAAATTGAGGCCGAAATGCTTCAGGTGTCTCATTTGCTGGACGGTACAACTATTAGTGAATCTCTCAGAAAAAAAAGCCAGATAGAGCCTGAGGACTCCTCTTTTGATGATCTCCTTCTGAAACGAAAATCGGAACTTGCCGACCATGAATCCCGAAATCAAAGAGATCCCAACAAGATATCACGCTTAACAGAGCTTAAGAATATTCATGATGTCCTGGAACTGATATTTGATGTAGCCAAAGAACAACGTAAAGTAATTGAAAAATACAAAAGTGAATCTCACGAGAAATCTGAAGCTTCGGAAACTATTCCTCAACAATCGTAA
- a CDS encoding 4'-phosphopantetheinyl transferase superfamily protein — protein sequence MPLYRDFSDDNATILVWKYDETEELNMDDLLEPENAEKVKDYHPKKLLEVLMVRKLLKGLKPHSKILYKEREPFLSPKDAEISITHSFPFAAIAISNNKIGIDIEKFNPKILRVIDKFTYENERGFIPHDHEVTFYTIIWSVKESMYKIHHSKHWSLKKHYDVRPFELKYLHHIQCRVYDEQISDEFKARVEFFDDYCFTIVEE from the coding sequence ATGCCTCTGTACCGCGATTTTTCTGATGATAATGCCACAATTCTTGTATGGAAATACGATGAAACTGAAGAATTGAATATGGATGACCTTTTAGAACCTGAAAATGCTGAAAAAGTAAAAGATTATCATCCGAAAAAGCTGCTGGAAGTACTGATGGTTAGAAAGCTACTGAAGGGGCTTAAGCCTCACTCCAAAATATTATATAAAGAAAGAGAGCCATTTTTATCTCCAAAGGATGCCGAGATTTCAATTACCCACTCATTTCCATTTGCGGCCATCGCGATTTCCAACAATAAAATCGGAATTGATATTGAAAAATTCAATCCTAAGATCTTAAGGGTAATCGATAAATTTACCTACGAAAATGAACGTGGATTTATTCCTCACGATCATGAAGTGACCTTTTATACCATCATCTGGAGCGTGAAGGAAAGTATGTACAAGATTCACCATTCCAAGCACTGGTCACTTAAAAAACATTATGATGTAAGACCTTTTGAGCTGAAATACCTTCATCATATCCAGTGCAGAGTCTATGACGAACAGATCTCCGATGAGTTTAAAGCACGTGTGGAATTTTTCGATGATTACTGTTTTACGATTGTTGAGGAATAG
- a CDS encoding HugZ family pyridoxamine 5'-phosphate oxidase, with protein sequence MNHTNTQEEAQRQAKPLTPKVKELIGRTKSVILATVDAEGTPNSSYAPFVEVNNTFYILVSFMAKHTKNLADGRKTSVMFIEDESATKQIYARERLTIEASTSQVERDSDTWNAVVAQLKETHGKVVDVIAEMKDFILIGLHPTKGSYVNGFGSAYFVDQNLEIMEHRNDINHQSK encoded by the coding sequence ATGAATCATACAAATACTCAGGAAGAAGCACAGAGACAGGCAAAACCACTTACTCCAAAAGTTAAGGAACTTATCGGGAGAACGAAAAGTGTAATTTTAGCGACCGTAGATGCAGAAGGAACGCCGAATTCCAGCTATGCCCCTTTTGTTGAAGTAAATAATACATTCTATATTTTGGTTTCTTTCATGGCAAAACACACAAAAAATCTTGCTGACGGAAGAAAAACTTCAGTTATGTTTATTGAGGACGAATCAGCAACCAAACAAATTTATGCTCGTGAGAGATTAACCATTGAGGCTTCAACCTCTCAGGTGGAAAGAGATTCTGATACCTGGAACGCAGTAGTAGCCCAGTTGAAGGAAACCCACGGAAAAGTAGTGGATGTCATTGCTGAAATGAAGGATTTTATCCTGATCGGGCTTCATCCGACGAAAGGTTCTTATGTCAACGGGTTCGGAAGTGCCTATTTTGTAGATCAGAATCTTGAAATTATGGAGCACAGAAACGATATCAATCACCAGTCGAAATAA
- the ahcY gene encoding adenosylhomocysteinase — translation MSTTTQYVPYKVKDISLAEWGRKEITLAEAEMPGLMSIREEYGPSQPLKGARIAGCLHMTIQTAVLIETLVALGAEVTWSSCNIFSTQDHAAAAIAAAGIPVYAWKGLNEEEFDWCIEQTLFFGEDRKPLNMILDDGGDLTNMVFDKYPEFTKDIKGLSEETTTGVHRLYERMKNGTLVMPAINVNDSVTKSKFDNKYGCKESAVDAVRRATDVMLAGKRVVVCGYGDVGKGTAASFRGAGSIVTVTEIDPICALQAAMDGYEVKRLDTVVDNADIIITTTGNFNIVRGEHFLKMKDKAIVCNIGHFDNEIDMAWLNNNYGATKSEVKPQVDIYTIEGKEVIILAEGRLVNLGCATGHPSFVMSNSFSNQTLAQIELWNNSEAYGNEVYMLPKHLDEKVAALHLKKLSVELETLSPEQAEYIGVDVKGPFKPEYYRY, via the coding sequence ATGAGTACTACAACACAATACGTTCCTTACAAAGTGAAGGACATCTCCCTTGCTGAATGGGGAAGAAAAGAAATTACTCTTGCTGAGGCAGAAATGCCGGGGTTAATGTCCATCCGTGAAGAATATGGACCCTCTCAACCTTTAAAGGGTGCAAGAATTGCAGGATGTCTTCACATGACGATCCAAACTGCTGTGCTTATAGAGACCCTGGTTGCTTTAGGAGCTGAAGTTACCTGGTCTTCTTGTAATATTTTCTCGACGCAGGATCACGCTGCTGCTGCAATTGCTGCTGCAGGAATTCCGGTGTATGCATGGAAAGGTCTTAATGAGGAAGAATTTGACTGGTGTATTGAGCAGACTTTATTCTTCGGTGAGGACAGAAAGCCATTGAACATGATTTTGGATGATGGTGGAGATTTAACGAACATGGTTTTTGATAAATACCCTGAATTCACAAAAGACATCAAAGGACTTTCTGAAGAAACGACAACCGGAGTTCACAGACTGTACGAAAGAATGAAGAACGGAACTTTGGTAATGCCGGCTATCAACGTAAACGATTCGGTAACTAAATCTAAATTCGATAACAAATACGGATGTAAAGAATCTGCAGTAGATGCTGTAAGAAGAGCGACAGACGTCATGTTGGCTGGAAAAAGAGTGGTTGTTTGCGGATACGGAGACGTAGGTAAAGGTACTGCCGCTTCTTTCAGAGGGGCTGGTTCTATCGTTACGGTTACTGAAATCGATCCAATTTGTGCTTTACAAGCTGCAATGGACGGTTACGAAGTGAAAAGATTGGATACTGTTGTTGATAACGCAGATATCATCATCACAACAACAGGTAACTTCAACATCGTAAGAGGCGAGCATTTCCTTAAAATGAAAGATAAAGCGATTGTTTGTAACATCGGACACTTCGATAACGAAATCGATATGGCGTGGTTGAACAACAACTACGGTGCTACAAAATCTGAAGTTAAACCTCAGGTTGATATCTACACCATCGAAGGTAAAGAAGTTATTATTCTTGCTGAAGGTAGATTGGTAAACCTTGGTTGTGCAACTGGTCACCCATCTTTCGTAATGTCTAACTCTTTCTCTAACCAGACTTTGGCTCAAATTGAACTTTGGAACAATTCTGAAGCTTATGGAAACGAAGTTTATATGTTGCCTAAGCATTTAGATGAAAAAGTGGCTGCTCTTCACCTTAAGAAATTAAGCGTTGAGCTGGAAACTCTTTCTCCTGAACAGGCTGAATACATAGGGGTGGATGTTAAAGGTCCTTTCAAACCTGAGTATTACAGATACTAA
- the yiaA gene encoding inner membrane protein YiaA yields the protein MKKQNVSNAFVAASWVALGAGMIGFIVGLARAEMELNEKGYYFTILLYGLFAVVSLQKAVRDRLEGIKVTDIYYGICWFATLSSIVLLAIGLWNATILPSEKGFYGFAFLLALFGAIAVQKNTRDNMLEQ from the coding sequence ATGAAAAAACAAAATGTATCAAATGCATTCGTTGCAGCCTCATGGGTTGCTTTGGGAGCGGGAATGATTGGCTTTATTGTAGGTCTGGCAAGAGCAGAAATGGAGCTTAACGAAAAGGGATATTATTTCACCATCCTGCTATACGGATTGTTTGCAGTCGTTTCTTTGCAAAAAGCGGTTCGTGACAGATTAGAAGGGATTAAGGTAACCGATATCTACTATGGAATATGCTGGTTTGCCACCCTGTCTTCTATTGTTTTACTGGCGATAGGATTATGGAATGCCACTATTCTTCCCAGTGAAAAGGGCTTCTATGGGTTTGCATTTTTACTTGCTCTGTTCGGAGCGATCGCAGTCCAGAAAAATACCCGCGATAACATGCTGGAACAATAA
- a CDS encoding helix-hairpin-helix domain-containing protein, with the protein MKKIYYRKIACMGILLVLFFIFQKYTSRERGDFPEIIFVAKGSTPVHLSSFDPNSLSENDWYNLGFSDQQTATILNYKKVVGGQFISREQFRKCFAVSAEKFSELEPYLLLPEGAKDPRSNFREKYAKKSVNVLTSFNPDRYMLQDWIKLGFSERQAEAILKYKNYLGGSFVSKEKFRECFIINEESYRKLAPYLLLPEKTPSHYKSFSTNLISGKSKGSYSNFNPNHLDIQGWQQLGFSAPQAQVILNYKERNLKGRFKNIEELRKCFIISEKKFSELKPYIILDAEPPARNPEAPQVVIKQETTNFSEIDLNAITFRQLIEFGLDEKSAGSILGFRKKLGGFVTREQILDTYNIDKDLVRQLISVCRLNTSEIEKYTLKDAPEEWLKNHPYFKYSADKIIFYRITYPDDKKIWKFLKLKPEYEERMKLYIK; encoded by the coding sequence ATGAAGAAAATATACTACCGGAAAATAGCCTGCATGGGAATTCTGCTCGTTCTGTTTTTTATCTTTCAAAAATATACCAGCAGGGAGAGAGGAGATTTCCCTGAAATTATATTTGTAGCAAAAGGTTCTACTCCGGTTCATTTATCATCATTTGATCCCAACAGTCTGAGTGAAAACGACTGGTACAATTTAGGTTTTTCTGATCAGCAGACCGCCACCATCTTAAATTACAAAAAGGTGGTTGGCGGTCAATTTATTTCCAGGGAGCAATTCAGAAAATGCTTTGCGGTCTCAGCCGAAAAATTCTCAGAGCTGGAACCTTACCTGCTTTTACCGGAAGGAGCCAAAGATCCCCGATCGAATTTCCGCGAAAAATATGCGAAGAAATCAGTCAATGTATTAACCTCATTCAATCCAGACCGGTATATGCTGCAGGACTGGATAAAACTGGGTTTCAGTGAAAGGCAGGCGGAAGCTATTCTCAAATATAAAAATTACCTGGGCGGAAGCTTTGTGAGCAAAGAAAAATTTAGGGAATGTTTTATCATTAACGAAGAGAGTTATCGTAAATTAGCTCCTTACCTTCTTCTTCCTGAAAAAACACCTTCTCATTATAAAAGTTTCAGTACAAATCTTATTTCGGGGAAAAGTAAAGGCTCCTACAGTAATTTTAATCCTAATCATCTGGATATTCAGGGTTGGCAACAACTCGGATTTTCCGCACCCCAGGCTCAGGTGATCCTTAACTATAAGGAACGTAACTTAAAGGGACGTTTTAAAAATATAGAAGAGCTTCGCAAGTGTTTCATCATTTCTGAAAAAAAATTCAGCGAGCTTAAGCCCTATATCATCCTGGACGCCGAGCCTCCGGCCAGAAACCCTGAAGCCCCCCAAGTGGTCATCAAACAGGAAACTACAAACTTTTCAGAAATTGATCTCAATGCGATAACCTTCAGACAGCTTATCGAGTTTGGGCTGGATGAAAAAAGTGCAGGATCTATACTTGGATTCCGGAAGAAACTGGGCGGATTTGTAACCAGAGAACAAATTCTCGACACTTACAATATCGATAAAGATTTGGTTCGCCAGCTAATCTCTGTCTGCCGTTTAAACACTTCTGAAATTGAAAAATATACCTTAAAAGATGCCCCCGAAGAATGGCTTAAGAACCATCCCTATTTCAAATATTCTGCGGATAAGATTATTTTTTACCGTATCACCTATCCTGATGATAAAAAAATATGGAAATTTCTTAAGCTGAAGCCCGAATATGAAGAAAGAATGAAACTCTACATCAAATAA
- a CDS encoding helix-turn-helix transcriptional regulator: MSSNKNALIRYKTLDKCLKNKYRKYTLEDLIDECSEALFEYEGKESFVSKRTVQLDLQNMRSEKFGYEAPIEVFERKYYRYSDPEYSIHNISVNESDLKAMNNAVQILKQFKDFSMFKEMNGVIQKLEDSIHSTNQKSIIHLDKNEQLKGLEHIDVLYDAILHKKVLRVTYKSFKAIESDSYIVHPQLLKEFNNRWFLICFNKQYAYNLALDRMESIQIEENIEYIDKNLDGDEYFKDIVGVTVSPTMAPRNVVFFVDSHNAPYIKTKPLHTSQEIIRESSDGTVFKICVQLNYELERLLLGFGESLIVHKPRKLRLRLEEKFRAGSKNYENLVLDDED; encoded by the coding sequence ATGTCATCCAATAAAAATGCTCTTATCCGTTATAAAACTTTGGACAAATGTCTCAAGAACAAATACCGAAAATATACTTTGGAAGATCTGATCGATGAATGTTCCGAAGCTTTGTTTGAGTATGAAGGGAAGGAGTCTTTCGTCAGCAAACGTACAGTACAGCTGGATTTGCAGAATATGCGAAGTGAGAAATTCGGGTATGAAGCACCGATTGAGGTTTTTGAAAGGAAATACTATCGATACAGTGATCCTGAATACAGTATTCATAATATTTCGGTGAACGAAAGTGATCTGAAGGCCATGAATAATGCGGTGCAGATTTTAAAGCAGTTCAAGGATTTTTCGATGTTCAAAGAGATGAACGGGGTGATCCAGAAATTGGAGGATTCTATTCATTCTACCAATCAGAAATCAATTATTCATTTAGATAAAAATGAACAGTTGAAAGGATTGGAGCATATTGATGTGCTGTACGATGCGATTCTTCATAAAAAGGTTTTAAGAGTTACGTATAAAAGTTTTAAGGCAATAGAATCAGATTCGTATATTGTACATCCGCAATTGTTGAAGGAATTCAATAACCGATGGTTTTTGATCTGTTTTAATAAACAATATGCTTATAATTTGGCGTTGGACAGAATGGAAAGTATTCAAATTGAGGAAAATATTGAATATATTGACAAAAATCTGGATGGCGACGAGTATTTTAAAGATATCGTTGGCGTTACGGTTTCGCCCACGATGGCTCCGAGAAACGTTGTGTTTTTTGTGGATTCTCATAATGCACCGTATATTAAGACAAAGCCTCTGCATACAAGTCAGGAAATTATACGCGAATCGAGTGACGGCACTGTTTTTAAAATCTGCGTGCAGCTGAATTATGAATTGGAAAGACTTTTATTGGGATTTGGCGAATCGTTGATTGTTCATAAACCCCGAAAACTTCGATTACGATTAGAAGAAAAATTCAGGGCAGGAAGTAAGAATTATGAAAATCTTGTTTTGGATGATGAAGATTGA